A window of the Nycticebus coucang isolate mNycCou1 chromosome 3, mNycCou1.pri, whole genome shotgun sequence genome harbors these coding sequences:
- the LOC128580500 gene encoding olfactory receptor 6C75-like, whose amino-acid sequence METMIKRRNETAVQEFILEGFPAVQHLGNVLFLVHLLAYLASLTGNTLIISITWANHRLHTPMYILLSSFSFCECGFITTVIPKLLVIFLLGREAIPFTACLTQAFSFLFLGATLFFLMAAMSLDRYLAICKPLHYPTIMNLRVCFFLVFFCYTLSFITLTGLIIEVSQLSFCGPNVIPHFFCDLGSLIHLSCSETRPVEMLAFGLTSFILFSTFVITVIAYSNIVVTILHLPSAKERQKAFSTCSSHLLVLSLMYGSCVFIYVKPNQTDRLDSNREAALVNTVVTPLLNPVIYTLRNKQVHQALRDAVYRLKLQK is encoded by the coding sequence atggaaacaatgaTAAAGAGGAGGAATGAGACAGCAGTCCAGGAGTTCATTCTGGAGGGGTTTCCTGCTGTCCAGCACCTGGGAAACGTCCTGTTCCTGGTGCACCTGCTGGCGTACCTGGCCTCCCTCACAGGAAACACCCTCATCATCTCCATCACCTGGGCCAACCATCGTCTCCACACACCAATGTACATTTTACTCAGCAGTTTCTCCTTCTGTGAATGTGGTTTTATCACCACAGTTATTCCTAAATTGctggtcatttttcttttaggaaGGGAAGCAATTCCCTTTACTGCTTGTCTCACacaagccttttcttttttatttctggggGCAACACTTTTCTTCCTCATGGCTGCCATGTCCTTGGATCGATACCTGGCCATTTGCAAGCCTCTACACTACCCGACCATCATGAATCTCAGGGTTTGtttctttctggttttcttcTGCTATACTTTGTCCTTCATCACCCTCACTGGTCTGATCATTGAGGTTTCCCAGCTGTCCTTCTGTGGCCCCAATGTCATCCCTCATTTCTTCTGTGATCTTGGCTCCTTAATACATCTCTCTTGTTCTGAAACTAGACCTGTTGAAATGTTGGCCTTTGGCCTCACTTCCTTTATCCTTTTTTCAACCTTCGTTATAACCGTCATTGCATACAGCAATATAGTAGTCACAATCCTGCATCTCCCATCAGCCAAGGAGCGGCAGAAAGCTTTCTCcacctgctcctcccacctccttgtCCTCTCTCTGATGTATGGCAGCTGTGTCTTCATATACGTGAAACCAAACCAGACAGACAGACTGGACTCCAACAGAGAGGCTGCTCTTGTGAACACAGTGGTGACTCCACTGCTGAACCCAGTCATCTACACTCTGCGGAACAAGCAGGTTCACCAGGCTCTGAGGGATGCTGTGTATAGGCTGAAACTACAGAAATAG